From the genome of Anopheles moucheti chromosome 3, idAnoMoucSN_F20_07, whole genome shotgun sequence, one region includes:
- the LOC128305525 gene encoding troponin C isoform X1 codes for MSDYFDDEEQRMLIMRKAFQMFDTAKTGFIETIKISTILNTMGQLFDEGELQDLIDEEDPESTGRVNFDGFANIASNFLQEEEDAEAMQQELKEAFRLYDREGNGYITTSTLKEILKALDDKLSNEDLDGIIGEIDTDGSGTVDFDEFMEMMTGE; via the exons ATGTCGGACTATTTC GATGATGAGGAACAGAGAATGCTGATCATGCGCAAAGCATTCCAGATGTTTGACACGGCGAAAACCGGCTTCATCGAGACGATCAAGATCTCGACGATTCTCAACACGATGGGCCAGCTGTTCGACGAGGGTGAGCTGCAGGATCTGATCGATGAGGAGGACCCGGAAAGTACCGGCCGCGTAAACTTCGACGGGTTCGCCAACATTGCCTCCAACTTCCTGCAGGAGGAGGAAGACGCCGAGGCGATGCAGCAGGAGCTGAAGGAAGCCTTCCGGTTGTATGACCGTGAGGGTAACGGCTACATCACCACCAG CACGCTGAAGGAAATTCTGAAGGCACTCGACGATAAACTGTCCAACGAAGATCTGGACGGCATCATTGGGGAAATCGATACGGACGGTTCCGGAACGGTAGATTTCGATG AGTTTATGGAGATGATGACGGGCGAATAA
- the LOC128305525 gene encoding troponin C isoform X2: protein MDDEEQRMLIMRKAFQMFDTAKTGFIETIKISTILNTMGQLFDEGELQDLIDEEDPESTGRVNFDGFANIASNFLQEEEDAEAMQQELKEAFRLYDREGNGYITTSTLKEILKALDDKLSNEDLDGIIGEIDTDGSGTVDFDEFMEMMTGE from the exons ATG GATGATGAGGAACAGAGAATGCTGATCATGCGCAAAGCATTCCAGATGTTTGACACGGCGAAAACCGGCTTCATCGAGACGATCAAGATCTCGACGATTCTCAACACGATGGGCCAGCTGTTCGACGAGGGTGAGCTGCAGGATCTGATCGATGAGGAGGACCCGGAAAGTACCGGCCGCGTAAACTTCGACGGGTTCGCCAACATTGCCTCCAACTTCCTGCAGGAGGAGGAAGACGCCGAGGCGATGCAGCAGGAGCTGAAGGAAGCCTTCCGGTTGTATGACCGTGAGGGTAACGGCTACATCACCACCAG CACGCTGAAGGAAATTCTGAAGGCACTCGACGATAAACTGTCCAACGAAGATCTGGACGGCATCATTGGGGAAATCGATACGGACGGTTCCGGAACGGTAGATTTCGATG AGTTTATGGAGATGATGACGGGCGAATAA